A part of Xenopus tropicalis strain Nigerian chromosome 4, UCB_Xtro_10.0, whole genome shotgun sequence genomic DNA contains:
- the ist1 gene encoding IST1 homolog (The RefSeq protein has 1 substitution compared to this genomic sequence), with the protein MLGSGFKAERLRVNLRLVINRLKLLEKKKTELAQKARKEIADYLSTGKDERARIRVEHIIREDYLVEAMEILELYCDLLLARFGLIQSMKELDPGLGEAVSTLIWAAPRLQTEVTELKIVADQLCAKYSKEYGKLCRTNQIGTVNERLMHKLSVEAPPKILVERYLIEIAKNYNVPYEPDAVVMAEVPAGVEADLIDVGFTDDGRKGGSGGGGGGFGVPLPMVSAMQMPTPTIPFAYPAPGGQDPVSGATVGIYQPFGNLNPPPMGGMPPPVPSMPPTYDTIENFGPQANNLPPTAGPGNNVPPVAKPRTKTPDNFVLPELPSVPDTLPATSVGTSTSTSEDIDFDDLSRRFEELKKKS; encoded by the exons ATGCTGGGCTCTGGTTTTAAGGCTGAACGTCTTCGAGTCAATTTGAGACTTGTTATAAACCGGTTAAAACTTCTAGAGAAGAAAAAAA CTGAATTAGCACAAAAGGCTAGAAAGGAGATTGCTGACTATTTGTCCACTGGAAAAGATGAGCGAGCACGGATCCGAGTGGAGCACATCATACGTGAAGATTATCTGGTTGAGGCAATGGAGATTCTTGAACTCTACTGTGACTTGCTTCTGGCACGTTTTGGATTAATTCAGTCTATGAA AGAACTGGATCCTGGCCTGGGAGAAGCAGTTTCTACTCTAATCTGGGCTGCTCCACGCTTGCAAACAGAAGTTACTGAGCTTAAAATA GTTGCAGATCAGCTTTGTGCTAAGTACAGCAAAGAGTATGGCAAGCTTTGTAGGACAAACCAAATTGGCACAGTCAATGAGCGG CTAATGCACAAGCTGAGTGTAGAGGCTCCTCCAAAAATCCTAGTTGAAAGATATTTGATTGAGATTGCCAAGAATTACAATGTCCCATATGAACCGGATGCTGTTGTTATG gcTGAAGTCCCGGCTGGAGTTGAAGCTGATCTGATAGATGTTGGCTTTACAGATGATGGGAGAAAAGGTGGTAGTGGTGGAGGAGGTGGAGGGTTTGGTGTGCCATTACCAATGGTTTCTGCTATGCAGATGCCAACACCTACCATCCCATTTGCCTACCCTGCACCTGGCGGGCAG GACCCAGTCAGTGGTGCAACAGTAGGAATCTACCAACCTTTTGGCAACTTAAATCCTCCTCCAATGGGTGGTATGCCACCACCTGTCCCTTCCATGCCGCCTACATATGATACT ATTGATAATTTTGGGCCACAAGCAAATAATCTTCCACCTACAGCTG GTCCCGGTAATAATGTGCCTCCTGTCGCCAAACCAAGAACAAAAACTCCCGATAACTTTGTTCTTCCTGAGCTGCCTTCCGTTCCCGATACATTACCAGCTACATCCGTAGGCACAAGCACATCCACCTCAGAAGATATTGACTTTGACGATCTGTCACGCAGATTTGAAGAACTTAAAAAGAAATCTTAA